One window of Acidimicrobiales bacterium genomic DNA carries:
- a CDS encoding alpha/beta hydrolase, whose protein sequence is MLKAFAGGRLFGSLHGTPPPRVLALHGWGRTSRDFDGVLAGCDAVALDLPGFGATPPPPEPWGAAAYASAVAEVVDEPVVVVGHSFGGRVAVHLAASRPELVRALVLTGVPLLRPPGAVRRKPAWQFRLGRALHRRGLVGDARMETLRGRYGSADYRAAQGIMRAVHVVAVNETYEEQLRALRCPVELVWGEGDTDVPLSVATAAASLLADATVTVLPGVGHLVPTAAPADLRAAITRAVRST, encoded by the coding sequence ATGCTGAAGGCCTTCGCCGGCGGCCGCTTGTTCGGCTCGCTCCACGGCACCCCGCCGCCCCGGGTCCTCGCCCTCCACGGGTGGGGGCGCACGTCGCGCGACTTCGACGGCGTGCTGGCGGGCTGCGACGCCGTGGCTCTCGACCTGCCCGGCTTCGGGGCCACGCCGCCACCGCCGGAACCGTGGGGGGCGGCGGCCTATGCCTCCGCCGTGGCCGAGGTGGTCGACGAACCGGTGGTCGTGGTGGGGCACTCGTTCGGCGGACGGGTCGCCGTGCACCTGGCCGCCTCCCGGCCGGAGTTGGTGCGGGCGCTGGTGCTCACCGGGGTGCCGCTGCTGCGCCCGCCCGGGGCGGTGCGGCGCAAGCCTGCGTGGCAGTTCCGGCTGGGCCGGGCGCTGCACCGGCGCGGGTTGGTGGGGGATGCCCGCATGGAGACGCTGCGCGGGCGCTACGGCTCCGCCGACTACCGGGCCGCCCAGGGCATCATGCGGGCCGTGCACGTGGTGGCCGTCAACGAGACCTACGAGGAGCAACTGCGGGCGCTGCGCTGTCCCGTGGAGTTGGTGTGGGGCGAGGGCGACACCGACGTGCCGCTGTCGGTGGCGACAGCCGCAGCCTCGCTGCTGGCCGACGCCACCGTGACCGTGCTGCCCGGTGTGGGCCACCTGGTGCCCACCGCGGCGCCCGCCGACCTTCGCGCCGCCATCACCCGCGCAGTCCGGAGTACATAG
- a CDS encoding UvrD-helicase domain-containing protein, translated as MDLLDDLDPAQRAAVTSQAAPLAILAAAGSGKTRVLTRRIAYRVRTQEAEADHVLAVTFTRKAAGELRSRLAALGVEGVTVGTFHALAWAQLRRRALDDGRWAPAILRDKTRLVPRDVATRIERAKAQGIGPTGDPDYERYEADKQRLGLLDFDDLLLRCAEAIEADPAFAKALRWRFRHFFVDEYQDVNPLQFRLLRAWLGDRLDLTVVGDPNQSVYGWNGADPTLLARFPEHFPTAEAVRLDTNYRSTGAIVTVAASVLPETTGGAGPPRPPRHADRPGASLPTVRRHDTAPLEAHDVARQVRLAHAPGTPWSDIAVLVRTNAQLRPLEAALRARGIPHASPGNAWLRTPEAKAELRALVDTPPAVPFRSAVKDLTVEPLVELAAEYQRFDRSPSGPGFVSWLHAVVRPHDRDGHANAVTLATFHGAKGLEWPTVFVAGVEDGLVPVAGGDDEEERRLLYVALSRAVTTLHCSWAAERNGRLRSPSPWLADIEAAVAAVAAAAAPFRARRCSPRPEGDRVLDALQRWRANQARAARVPAAAVVPDAVLAAVAEARPTTSAELQAMLGPLKAAAFGPSLLDVVARAGS; from the coding sequence ATGGACCTGCTCGACGACCTCGATCCCGCCCAGCGGGCCGCGGTCACGTCGCAGGCCGCCCCCCTCGCCATCTTGGCCGCCGCAGGTTCGGGCAAGACCCGGGTCCTCACCCGCCGCATCGCCTACCGGGTGCGCACGCAGGAGGCCGAGGCCGACCACGTGCTCGCCGTCACCTTCACCCGCAAGGCGGCGGGCGAGCTACGCAGCCGATTGGCTGCCCTCGGCGTCGAAGGCGTCACCGTGGGCACCTTTCACGCCTTGGCCTGGGCACAGCTGCGCCGCCGGGCCCTCGACGACGGCCGCTGGGCGCCTGCCATCCTGCGCGACAAGACGCGCCTCGTCCCTCGCGACGTGGCCACCCGCATCGAGCGGGCCAAGGCCCAGGGCATCGGCCCCACCGGCGACCCCGACTACGAGCGCTACGAGGCCGACAAGCAGCGCCTCGGCTTGCTCGACTTCGACGACCTGCTGCTGCGCTGCGCCGAGGCCATCGAGGCCGACCCCGCCTTCGCCAAGGCGCTGCGCTGGCGCTTCCGCCACTTCTTCGTCGACGAGTACCAGGACGTCAACCCGCTGCAGTTCCGCCTGCTGCGGGCCTGGCTGGGCGACCGCCTCGACCTCACCGTGGTGGGCGACCCCAACCAATCCGTCTACGGCTGGAACGGCGCCGACCCCACCCTCCTGGCCCGGTTCCCCGAGCACTTCCCGACCGCCGAGGCCGTGCGCCTCGACACCAACTACCGGTCGACCGGCGCCATCGTCACCGTGGCTGCGTCGGTCCTCCCGGAAACGACTGGTGGGGCGGGCCCGCCGCGTCCGCCGCGGCACGCGGACCGCCCCGGCGCCTCGTTACCCACGGTTCGCCGCCACGACACTGCGCCGCTCGAAGCCCACGATGTCGCTCGCCAGGTGCGCTTGGCCCACGCCCCGGGCACCCCGTGGTCCGACATCGCCGTGCTGGTGCGCACCAATGCGCAACTGCGCCCGCTCGAAGCGGCGCTGCGAGCTCGGGGCATCCCCCATGCCTCGCCGGGCAACGCCTGGCTGCGCACGCCCGAGGCCAAGGCCGAGTTGCGGGCGCTGGTCGACACGCCGCCTGCCGTGCCCTTCCGCTCGGCCGTCAAAGACCTCACCGTCGAGCCGCTGGTGGAACTGGCCGCCGAGTACCAGCGCTTCGACCGGTCGCCGTCGGGACCGGGGTTCGTGTCGTGGCTGCACGCCGTCGTGCGCCCGCACGACCGCGACGGGCACGCCAACGCCGTCACCCTGGCCACCTTCCACGGGGCCAAGGGGCTGGAGTGGCCCACCGTGTTCGTGGCCGGCGTCGAAGACGGGCTGGTGCCGGTGGCGGGAGGCGACGACGAGGAAGAACGCCGCCTGCTCTACGTGGCCTTGTCGCGGGCCGTCACCACCTTGCACTGCTCGTGGGCGGCCGAACGCAACGGGCGGCTGCGCAGCCCCTCGCCATGGCTGGCCGACATCGAAGCCGCCGTGGCCGCCGTGGCCGCTGCCGCCGCACCGTTCCGGGCTCGCCGCTGCTCGCCCCGCCCCGAGGGCGACCGCGTGCTCGACGCCTTGCAGCGCTGGCGGGCCAACCAGGCCCGCGCCGCGCGTGTCCCGGCCGCCGCCGTGGTGCCCGATGCCGTGCTCGCGGCAGTGGCCGAGGCCCGGCCCACCACCTCTGCAGAACTGCAGGCCATGCTCGGCCCTCTGAAGGCGGCGGCCTTCGGCCCGTCGCTGCTCGACGTGGTCGCCCGCGCCGGGTCGTAG
- a CDS encoding PaaI family thioesterase gives MSNGWGELVRRALDAELTPDRAARRHMGDAVRRLIERLMSRAIPADALNEAAVAVEQLSARLAEYEGRRDLDGFGESAIAGTPTALFDHSPEVGQGNPLAPPLVLTIDGDTVTGRACFNAAYEGAPGCVHGGHVAAALDEVLGMANAMNGVPGMTGTLTVRYVRPTPLYTDLRFEGRVDRIDGRKIFTSGRVLDGEEVTAEADAVFITVDFERIAALYDKRKQPGD, from the coding sequence ATGAGCAACGGCTGGGGCGAGCTCGTCCGCCGCGCCCTCGACGCCGAGCTCACGCCCGACCGCGCCGCCCGCCGCCACATGGGCGATGCCGTCCGCCGGCTCATCGAGCGGCTGATGTCGCGCGCCATACCCGCCGACGCGTTGAACGAGGCCGCCGTCGCCGTCGAGCAGCTCAGCGCCCGCTTGGCCGAGTACGAGGGCAGGCGTGACCTCGACGGCTTCGGCGAATCCGCCATCGCAGGCACGCCCACAGCCCTGTTCGACCACAGCCCTGAAGTCGGCCAGGGCAACCCGCTGGCCCCGCCGCTGGTCCTCACCATCGACGGCGACACAGTGACGGGGCGGGCCTGCTTCAACGCCGCCTACGAAGGGGCGCCCGGCTGCGTACACGGCGGGCATGTCGCCGCCGCCCTCGACGAGGTGCTCGGCATGGCCAACGCCATGAACGGCGTCCCGGGCATGACCGGCACGCTCACCGTCCGCTACGTCCGCCCCACGCCGCTCTACACCGACCTGCGCTTCGAAGGACGGGTCGACCGCATCGACGGGCGCAAGATCTTCACGTCGGGCCGCGTGCTCGACGGTGAGGAGGTGACGGCCGAGGCCGACGCCGTGTTCATCACCGTCGACTTCGAGCGCATCGCCGCGCTCTACGACAAGCGCAAGCAGCCCGGCGACTAG
- a CDS encoding HAD-IA family hydrolase, giving the protein MIKAVLWDFGGVILSSPFEAMRRFEEEHGLPRDFFRTLNAANPHDNAWAKLERNEVSIDGFCELFEAEATEAGHTVDARAVLALLLGDIRPQVVEAVKRCKERLKVGLLTNNFAWGDGPPEIKAIVALFDAVVESSKVGIRKPEVRFYELACELLDIEPHEAVFLDDLGVNLKPARAMGMTTIKVEDPDAALDELERVVGFPVRI; this is encoded by the coding sequence GTGATCAAGGCCGTCCTGTGGGACTTCGGAGGCGTCATCCTGTCGAGCCCGTTCGAGGCGATGCGCCGCTTCGAGGAGGAGCACGGGCTGCCGCGCGACTTCTTCCGCACCCTCAACGCGGCCAACCCGCACGACAACGCCTGGGCCAAGCTGGAGCGCAACGAGGTCAGCATCGACGGCTTCTGCGAGCTGTTCGAAGCCGAGGCGACCGAGGCGGGCCACACCGTCGACGCCCGTGCCGTGCTGGCCTTGCTGCTGGGCGACATCCGCCCCCAGGTGGTCGAGGCGGTAAAGCGGTGCAAGGAGCGGCTGAAGGTCGGGCTGCTCACCAACAACTTCGCCTGGGGCGACGGGCCGCCGGAGATCAAGGCGATCGTGGCGTTGTTCGACGCCGTGGTGGAGTCGAGCAAGGTCGGCATCCGCAAGCCCGAGGTGCGCTTCTACGAGTTGGCGTGCGAACTGCTCGACATCGAACCGCACGAAGCGGTGTTCCTCGACGACCTCGGCGTGAACCTCAAGCCCGCCCGGGCCATGGGCATGACGACGATCAAGGTGGAGGATCCCGACGCCGCCCTCGACGAGCTGGAGCGCGTCGTCGGCTTTCCTGTGCGAATCTGA
- a CDS encoding DUF2505 family protein yields the protein MRFRIEQRFEAPLSAVEDALVDPAFLDRLAELPNLGRPELLRREEVGQIVHLDVRYAFAGQLSSAVTAVVDPARLTWVDSATVDRATHRSEHRILPEHYTGRLTCSYRTHLETDGAGTIRTAEGELRVHFPLVGGRVEKAIVAGMAEHAQLEARALDQWIEG from the coding sequence GTGCGGTTCCGCATCGAACAGCGTTTCGAAGCACCCCTGTCGGCCGTCGAGGACGCCCTGGTCGACCCCGCTTTCCTCGACCGCCTGGCCGAGCTGCCCAACTTGGGGCGGCCCGAGCTGCTGCGCCGGGAAGAGGTGGGCCAGATCGTGCATCTCGACGTGCGCTACGCCTTTGCGGGCCAGCTCTCCTCGGCCGTGACCGCAGTGGTCGACCCCGCTCGGCTGACCTGGGTCGACAGCGCCACCGTCGACCGCGCCACCCACCGCAGCGAGCACCGCATCCTTCCCGAGCACTACACGGGCCGGCTCACGTGCAGCTACCGCACCCACCTGGAAACCGACGGCGCCGGCACCATTCGCACCGCCGAGGGGGAATTGCGGGTGCATTTCCCTTTGGTCGGCGGACGGGTGGAGAAGGCCATCGTGGCGGGCATGGCGGAGCACGCCCAGCTCGAAGCCCGTGCCCTCGACCAGTGGATCGAGGGTTGA
- the murF gene encoding UDP-N-acetylmuramoyl-tripeptide--D-alanyl-D-alanine ligase, with protein MRLFAVLVGLAAAGAGGLRWLRVAQREHYLPGSVSRFALRWWQLGANRLLAVAGVLGVVLSTGSPLAGVVGSLAVATGPFGLSVLGRTAPLAWTRRMRTLAGVWAGLQLLLVLVGWVVGLPVPFAVLGALLVPVLVDAALAVTKPIEDRLAQPYVHQASIRLKQVRPTVVAVTGSYGKTTTKGYIAHLVAGTKAVVPTPRSFNNRAGLARAINEHLALGTEVFVAEMGTYGKGEIAELCRFVPPSIAVITAIGPVHLERMKTEEGIVEAKSEILEGASVAVLNVDHPLLAALADKVEATGKRVVRCRAADAPANPPEGAHPSNVACAVAVALELGVPADVVESRVAGLPVAEHRLTASTGSGGFTIVDDTYNANPAGTTAALAALARHAQPGHKQVVVTPGMVELGPRQAEENQRFAAAAVAQATHFVVVGHTNRAALLEGARGGQAEVLVVETREDAVAWVRENLQPGDAVLYENDLPDHFP; from the coding sequence GTGAGGCTGTTCGCGGTGTTGGTCGGGCTGGCCGCCGCGGGCGCGGGCGGGCTGCGGTGGCTGCGGGTGGCCCAGCGCGAGCACTACCTGCCCGGGTCGGTGTCGCGCTTCGCCCTCCGCTGGTGGCAGTTGGGCGCCAACCGGCTGCTGGCGGTGGCGGGCGTGCTCGGCGTCGTGCTCTCGACGGGCTCGCCGCTGGCCGGCGTGGTCGGCAGCCTGGCCGTGGCGACGGGACCGTTCGGCCTGTCGGTGCTGGGGCGCACGGCGCCCTTGGCCTGGACCCGCCGCATGCGCACGCTGGCCGGCGTGTGGGCCGGGCTGCAACTGCTGCTCGTGCTGGTCGGCTGGGTGGTCGGTTTGCCGGTGCCGTTCGCCGTGCTCGGCGCCCTGCTCGTCCCCGTCCTCGTCGACGCCGCCCTGGCCGTCACCAAGCCGATCGAGGACCGGCTGGCCCAGCCGTACGTCCACCAGGCTTCGATCCGGCTCAAGCAGGTGCGCCCCACGGTGGTGGCCGTCACCGGCTCGTACGGCAAGACCACCACCAAGGGCTACATCGCCCACCTCGTCGCGGGCACCAAGGCCGTGGTGCCCACGCCGCGGTCGTTCAACAACCGGGCCGGGCTGGCCCGGGCGATCAACGAGCACCTGGCGCTGGGCACCGAGGTGTTCGTGGCCGAGATGGGCACCTACGGCAAGGGCGAGATCGCCGAGCTGTGCCGCTTCGTGCCGCCCTCCATCGCCGTCATCACCGCCATCGGCCCCGTGCACCTGGAGCGCATGAAGACCGAAGAGGGCATCGTCGAGGCCAAGTCGGAGATCCTCGAGGGCGCCTCGGTGGCCGTGCTCAACGTCGACCACCCGTTGCTCGCGGCGCTGGCCGACAAGGTGGAGGCGACGGGCAAGCGAGTGGTGCGCTGCCGGGCCGCCGATGCGCCGGCCAACCCGCCCGAGGGCGCGCACCCGTCGAACGTGGCGTGCGCGGTGGCCGTGGCCCTCGAGCTCGGCGTGCCTGCCGACGTGGTCGAGTCCCGGGTGGCGGGGCTGCCGGTGGCCGAGCACCGCCTCACGGCGTCGACGGGTTCGGGCGGGTTCACCATCGTCGACGACACCTACAACGCCAACCCCGCAGGCACCACAGCGGCGCTCGCCGCCCTGGCCCGTCATGCGCAACCCGGGCACAAGCAGGTGGTGGTGACGCCGGGCATGGTCGAACTGGGGCCGCGCCAGGCCGAAGAGAACCAGCGCTTCGCCGCCGCCGCCGTGGCGCAGGCCACGCACTTCGTGGTGGTGGGCCACACCAACCGGGCGGCGTTGCTGGAAGGGGCCCGAGGCGGGCAGGCTGAGGTGCTCGTCGTGGAGACGCGCGAGGACGCCGTGGCCTGGGTGCGCGAGAACCTGCAGCCGGGCGACGCTGTCCTCTACGAGAACGACCTGCCCGACCATTTCCCCTAG
- a CDS encoding exodeoxyribonuclease III: protein MRIATWNVNSLKARMPRVEEWLAYAQPDVLCMQETKLSDATFPTMAFDALGYESAHHGSGQWNGVAILSKVGIDDVVEGFCQGIEADHDTRLISATCGGVRVSSVYVPNGRALDDPHYQYKLGWFERLRTHLENTCDPDTAVAVCGDYNVAPEDRDVWDPKRFRKTTHTSKPERDALKNLEDWGLQDAFRALHQEEKLYTYWDYRAGDFHMHRGMRIDLILASKPLVERARYALIDRFARKGKLPSDHAPMLVDFDLDGA, encoded by the coding sequence ATGCGCATCGCCACCTGGAACGTGAACTCCCTCAAGGCCCGGATGCCCCGGGTGGAGGAGTGGCTCGCCTACGCCCAACCCGACGTCCTGTGCATGCAGGAGACCAAGCTCTCCGACGCCACCTTCCCCACCATGGCCTTCGACGCGCTCGGCTACGAGAGCGCCCACCACGGCAGCGGCCAGTGGAACGGCGTGGCCATCCTCAGCAAGGTCGGCATCGACGACGTGGTCGAGGGCTTCTGCCAAGGCATCGAGGCCGACCACGACACCCGCCTCATCAGCGCCACGTGCGGCGGCGTGCGGGTGAGCAGCGTCTACGTGCCCAACGGCCGGGCCCTCGACGACCCGCACTACCAGTACAAGCTCGGTTGGTTCGAGCGGCTGCGCACACACCTGGAGAACACCTGCGACCCCGACACAGCGGTAGCCGTGTGCGGCGACTACAACGTCGCCCCCGAAGACCGCGACGTGTGGGACCCCAAGCGCTTCCGCAAGACCACCCACACCTCCAAGCCCGAGCGCGACGCCCTCAAGAACCTGGAGGACTGGGGGCTGCAGGATGCCTTCCGCGCCCTACACCAGGAGGAAAAGCTCTACACCTACTGGGACTACCGGGCGGGCGACTTCCACATGCACCGGGGCATGCGCATCGACTTGATCCTGGCCTCCAAGCCGCTGGTGGAACGGGCCCGCTACGCCCTCATCGACCGCTTCGCCCGCAAGGGCAAGTTGCCGTCCGACCACGCCCCCATGCTCGTCGACTTCGACCTCGACGGCGCATGA
- a CDS encoding TIGR03767 family metallophosphoesterase: MVEISRRGFLGGVGAVAAGGLVAPGLFRSERAAAQALAGLASPRGTTLEATIIPTGNGPYRRLTSGPGRPFVVRTLGVEPKPGREGRREGVASIVHLTDVHVIDAQSPARVEFLDRYGNPFTSAQRPQEVLTAQVAESMVRRINDIGQGPVTGRPFDCAVSTGDNIDNQQANELEWFLTLLDGGPLAPNSGGPAYEGVQDQDPLTFDPHYWHPEDEDPEGDQYKKTYGFPAYPGLLVAAVAPFTATGLTAPWFTVNGNHDGLVQGNAPENSAFEAVATGSVKVVNLPAGISPTDFQRGLVEQDPSVLAALAVAPARPVTPDPKRRFVSSVEFAAAHLHGTHDGHGLTEENVATNTLYYSFEVAPAVTGIVLDTCNRGGYAEGSIDPAQFAWLEQQLRAVSSRYFDSAGVEVRTSAADRLVVVFSHHNLAAMTNVFPDPSTGGQRVTGDAIKALLHRFPNVVLWVNGHSHENRVVPHPDPASRAGGFWEVLTAAHVDYPQQARIVEIVDNRDGTLSLFGVTVEHAAPPTTTVGATDVLSLAAISRELSANDYQVGLATALGTPEDRNVELVIAAPFKLAGSVGPGDGRGRGKSDEVGRATGGELAATGGGLEVGFGLGAAALGAALALRRRRETADDCVS; the protein is encoded by the coding sequence ATGGTGGAGATCTCCCGGCGCGGGTTCCTTGGTGGGGTCGGCGCCGTGGCAGCCGGCGGGTTGGTGGCGCCCGGCCTGTTCCGCTCCGAGCGGGCGGCGGCCCAGGCGCTGGCCGGGCTGGCGTCGCCTCGGGGCACGACGCTGGAAGCCACGATCATCCCGACGGGCAACGGCCCCTACCGACGGCTCACCTCCGGCCCCGGCCGGCCCTTTGTGGTGCGGACGCTCGGCGTGGAGCCCAAGCCGGGACGAGAGGGCCGCCGGGAAGGCGTGGCCTCGATCGTGCACCTCACCGACGTGCACGTCATCGACGCCCAGAGCCCGGCCCGGGTGGAGTTCCTCGACCGCTACGGCAACCCCTTCACCTCGGCGCAGCGGCCCCAAGAGGTGCTGACCGCCCAGGTGGCCGAGTCGATGGTGCGGCGCATCAACGACATCGGGCAAGGGCCGGTCACCGGGCGGCCGTTCGACTGCGCGGTGTCGACCGGCGACAACATCGACAACCAGCAGGCGAACGAGCTGGAGTGGTTCCTCACCCTGCTCGACGGCGGCCCGCTGGCACCCAACAGCGGCGGCCCCGCCTACGAGGGGGTGCAGGACCAGGACCCGCTCACGTTCGACCCCCACTACTGGCACCCCGAGGACGAGGACCCCGAGGGCGACCAGTACAAGAAGACATACGGGTTCCCCGCCTACCCCGGCCTCCTGGTGGCCGCGGTGGCGCCGTTCACGGCCACCGGGCTGACCGCGCCCTGGTTCACCGTCAACGGCAACCACGACGGGCTGGTGCAGGGCAACGCGCCGGAGAACAGCGCCTTCGAGGCCGTCGCCACCGGTTCGGTGAAGGTGGTGAACCTGCCCGCGGGCATCTCGCCGACCGACTTCCAGCGTGGCTTGGTCGAGCAGGACCCTTCCGTGCTCGCCGCCCTCGCCGTCGCCCCCGCCCGCCCCGTCACCCCCGACCCTAAGCGGCGGTTCGTGAGCTCGGTGGAGTTCGCCGCCGCCCACCTCCACGGCACGCACGACGGCCACGGCCTCACCGAGGAGAACGTGGCCACCAACACGCTCTACTACTCGTTCGAGGTTGCGCCCGCGGTCACGGGCATCGTGCTCGACACGTGCAACCGGGGCGGCTACGCCGAGGGCTCGATCGACCCGGCGCAGTTCGCGTGGCTGGAGCAGCAGTTGCGGGCGGTGTCGTCGCGCTACTTCGACAGCGCGGGCGTGGAGGTGCGCACCTCGGCGGCCGATCGGTTGGTCGTGGTCTTCAGCCACCACAACCTGGCCGCCATGACCAACGTCTTCCCCGACCCCTCGACGGGCGGGCAGCGAGTCACCGGCGATGCCATCAAGGCGCTGCTGCACCGGTTCCCCAACGTGGTGCTGTGGGTCAACGGCCACAGCCACGAGAACCGGGTGGTACCCCACCCCGACCCGGCGAGCCGCGCCGGCGGGTTCTGGGAGGTGCTCACCGCCGCCCACGTCGACTACCCGCAGCAGGCCCGCATCGTGGAGATCGTCGACAACCGCGACGGCACGTTGTCGCTGTTCGGCGTCACCGTGGAGCACGCGGCGCCGCCGACCACCACAGTGGGCGCCACCGACGTGCTGTCGCTGGCGGCCATCAGCCGCGAGCTGTCGGCCAACGACTACCAGGTCGGATTGGCCACAGCGCTGGGCACGCCGGAGGACCGCAACGTGGAACTCGTGATCGCCGCGCCGTTCAAGCTGGCGGGCTCGGTTGGACCGGGTGACGGCCGGGGGCGCGGCAAGAGCGACGAGGTCGGTCGCGCCACCGGCGGCGAGCTGGCTGCCACCGGTGGCGGGCTCGAGGTGGGCTTCGGCCTGGGTGCTGCGGCGCTGGGTGCGGCGTTGGCGTTGCGGCGGCGACGCGAGACGGCGGACGACTGCGTATCCTGA
- a CDS encoding S1 RNA-binding domain-containing protein, producing the protein MSERSVVVDGSNIATEGRSMPSLNQLVEAVAEYQKEFPDDEIIVVVDATFGHRIDESERAAFDEAVAHNEIVSPPAGAIGRGDAFLLRIADKVGATVLSNDSFQEFHGEHEWLFNNGRLIGGKPVPGVGWIFTPRTPVRGPRSRTAVAEAKRAKRPAKVEGARSKKVAKAIEVATDEAVEPESPSARRRRRRRSGTAAAPPAEPVNEPLSFIQFVADHKPGSEVDGEVESFSSHGAFVMVGEARCYIPLSAMGDPAPRAARDVLRKGETRRFVVQALDPPRRGIELALPGFVRVAGTPTDETVEEEIAASKPAATRRRAKKAAPPEAAPVKAAAKRTTKKAAAPAPEPEAAPAEAPAKKAPAKRTKKTAEPVAEAPAKKAPAKKAAPAKKAAATKKAAPAKKAAATKKAAPKKAAATTKAAPAKKAPAKKAAPKKAAPAKKATTTKAAAKKAPAKKAAKKAT; encoded by the coding sequence GTGTCTGAACGAAGTGTCGTCGTCGACGGCTCCAACATCGCCACCGAAGGTCGCTCGATGCCGAGCCTCAACCAGTTGGTCGAGGCTGTGGCCGAGTACCAGAAGGAATTCCCCGACGACGAGATCATCGTCGTCGTCGACGCCACCTTCGGCCACCGCATCGACGAATCGGAGCGAGCCGCCTTCGACGAGGCGGTCGCCCACAACGAGATCGTGTCTCCGCCTGCCGGCGCCATCGGCCGGGGCGACGCCTTCCTGCTGCGCATCGCCGACAAGGTGGGCGCCACCGTCCTGTCCAACGACTCCTTTCAGGAGTTCCACGGCGAGCACGAGTGGCTGTTCAACAACGGACGGCTCATCGGCGGCAAGCCGGTGCCCGGCGTGGGCTGGATCTTCACCCCCCGCACGCCCGTGCGCGGGCCGCGGTCGCGCACCGCAGTGGCCGAAGCCAAGCGGGCCAAGCGCCCGGCCAAGGTCGAAGGGGCGCGGTCGAAGAAGGTGGCCAAGGCCATCGAGGTGGCCACCGACGAAGCGGTCGAGCCCGAGTCGCCCTCGGCCCGTCGCCGCCGGCGCCGCCGTAGCGGCACGGCCGCGGCGCCTCCTGCCGAGCCCGTCAACGAGCCCCTGTCGTTCATCCAGTTCGTGGCCGACCACAAGCCGGGCAGCGAGGTCGACGGCGAGGTCGAGAGCTTCTCGTCGCACGGCGCCTTCGTGATGGTGGGCGAGGCCCGGTGCTACATCCCCTTGAGCGCCATGGGCGACCCCGCCCCCCGAGCCGCACGCGACGTGCTGCGCAAGGGCGAGACCCGCCGGTTCGTGGTGCAGGCCCTCGACCCGCCCCGGCGGGGCATCGAGCTCGCCCTGCCCGGGTTCGTACGGGTGGCGGGCACACCGACCGACGAGACCGTCGAGGAAGAGATCGCTGCCAGCAAGCCCGCGGCCACGCGACGGCGGGCCAAGAAGGCGGCGCCCCCCGAGGCCGCCCCGGTGAAGGCTGCGGCCAAGCGGACGACCAAGAAGGCGGCCGCTCCCGCCCCCGAGCCCGAGGCGGCGCCCGCGGAGGCACCGGCCAAGAAGGCGCCGGCCAAGCGCACCAAGAAGACCGCCGAGCCGGTGGCTGAGGCGCCCGCCAAGAAGGCACCCGCCAAGAAGGCCGCGCCCGCCAAGAAGGCGGCAGCGACCAAGAAGGCGGCGCCCGCCAAGAAGGCGGCAGCGACGAAGAAGGCTGCTCCCAAGAAGGCCGCGGCCACCACCAAGGCAGCGCCTGCCAAGAAGGCACCGGCCAAGAAGGCGGCCCCCAAGAAGGCAGCACCCGCCAAGAAGGCCACCACGACGAAGGCCGCGGCCAAGAAGGCGCCTGCCAAGAAAGCGGCCAAGAAAGCCACGTGA